Proteins encoded in a region of the Chlorogloeopsis sp. ULAP01 genome:
- a CDS encoding phosphoglycerate kinase, whose protein sequence is MSKKTLANLSASDLSGKRAFVRVDFNVPVDDSGNITDDTRIRAALPTIKDLVQKGAKVILASHFGRPKGVDDKLRLTPVAKRLSELLGQEVVKTDDCIGEEVAAKVSALQNGQVLLLENVRFYKEEEKNDADFAQKLAANADLYVNDAFGTAHRAHASTEGVTHYLSPSVAGYLIEKELQYLQSAIESPQRPLAAIIGGSKVSSKIGVIETLLEKCDKLIIGGGMIFTFYKARGLNVGKSLVEEDKLELAKSLEAKAKEKGVTFLLPTDVVVADKFAADANSQTVSIENIPDGWMGLDIGPDSVKLFQEALADCKSIVWNGPMGVFEFDKFAVGTEAIAHTLAELSKQGATTIIGGGDSVAAVEKVGLAEQMSHISTGGGASLELLEGKVLPGIAALDEA, encoded by the coding sequence GTGTCAAAAAAAACTTTAGCAAATTTATCTGCATCAGACTTGTCTGGAAAGCGTGCCTTCGTGCGGGTTGATTTTAACGTGCCAGTAGATGATTCAGGTAACATCACAGACGATACTCGTATCCGTGCCGCACTACCAACCATCAAGGATTTGGTGCAGAAGGGAGCTAAGGTAATTCTAGCCAGCCATTTTGGGCGTCCCAAGGGTGTAGATGACAAATTGCGTCTCACTCCGGTTGCCAAACGCCTCTCTGAGTTATTAGGGCAAGAAGTTGTTAAAACTGACGACTGCATCGGTGAAGAAGTTGCAGCCAAGGTGAGTGCTCTGCAAAACGGACAAGTGCTGTTGCTTGAGAATGTCCGCTTCTATAAAGAAGAAGAGAAAAACGATGCGGATTTTGCCCAAAAATTGGCAGCTAATGCTGATTTGTATGTCAATGATGCTTTTGGCACTGCACACCGCGCCCATGCTTCTACTGAGGGTGTGACTCATTATTTGAGTCCTTCTGTTGCTGGATATTTGATTGAAAAGGAATTGCAGTATCTGCAAAGCGCAATTGAAAGCCCCCAACGTCCTTTAGCGGCAATTATTGGTGGTTCCAAAGTTTCTAGCAAAATTGGTGTGATTGAAACGCTCTTGGAAAAGTGCGACAAACTGATCATCGGCGGTGGAATGATTTTCACTTTCTACAAAGCCCGTGGTTTGAATGTCGGTAAGTCTTTGGTGGAAGAAGACAAGCTGGAGTTAGCGAAGTCTTTAGAAGCTAAGGCGAAAGAAAAGGGTGTTACCTTCTTGTTGCCTACAGATGTGGTAGTAGCAGATAAATTTGCTGCTGATGCTAATTCTCAAACCGTCAGCATCGAAAATATCCCCGATGGTTGGATGGGTTTGGATATTGGCCCCGATTCAGTAAAATTGTTCCAAGAAGCCCTTGCTGATTGTAAGTCGATTGTTTGGAACGGGCCGATGGGTGTGTTTGAATTTGATAAGTTTGCTGTTGGTACAGAAGCGATCGCCCACACTCTCGCCGAGTTGAGCAAACAAGGAGCTACCACTATCATTGGTGGTGGTGACTCTGTAGCAGCAGTAGAAAAAGTTGGTTTAGCCGAGCAAATGAGCCATATTTCCACTGGTGGTGGTGCTAGCTTAGAGTTGCTCGAAGGTAAAGTATTACCTGGAATTGCAGCGCTCGATGAAGCTTAA
- a CDS encoding CAP domain-containing protein, which produces MNQKTIFGIALGAFALSSATMAIYTPSQAYTKKHLEPSHSPSRSFQIAQASSTSAIEQSVHEKINAYRGSKGLSNLTRNSSIDSQARTHSRNMASGNVPFGHDGFRQRLTNTGLSYSAAAENVAYNCGSSDPAKTAVDGWLKSSGHRRNIEGNYNLTGIGVAATTKNNCVYLYFTQIFMKS; this is translated from the coding sequence ATGAATCAAAAAACCATTTTCGGCATTGCTTTAGGAGCTTTTGCCTTAAGCAGTGCAACAATGGCCATTTATACACCCAGCCAAGCTTATACCAAGAAGCACTTAGAGCCTTCTCATTCTCCAAGTCGTAGCTTTCAGATCGCACAAGCTTCCAGCACCAGTGCGATAGAACAGTCAGTTCACGAGAAAATTAATGCTTACCGTGGCTCAAAAGGCTTATCAAATTTGACTCGTAACTCTTCTATTGACAGTCAGGCTAGAACTCACAGTCGGAACATGGCTAGTGGTAATGTCCCATTTGGACATGATGGATTTCGACAGCGACTCACAAATACTGGTCTTTCATACAGCGCAGCTGCGGAAAATGTTGCTTACAATTGTGGATCTAGCGATCCTGCTAAGACAGCTGTAGACGGCTGGTTAAAAAGTAGCGGGCATCGCCGCAATATCGAAGGTAATTACAACCTCACTGGTATTGGTGTGGCTGCCACCACCAAAAACAATTGTGTTTATCTTTACTTTACGCAGATTTTCATGAAATCATGA
- the glpK gene encoding glycerol kinase GlpK, translated as MQEIGTKTPPSVYILALDLGTTGNRAFVFNALGKIVGQAYKELRQYYPQPGWVEHDACQIWQDTCWVMQTAIENAQITLSEIAAIGLTVQRETCLIWDKTTGQPLHRAIVWQDRRTAFLCQQLQQQGYAEEIYDRTGLVIDAYFSATKLRWLLDNTTGVDLNNVLAGTVDTWILWKLTGERVHATDHSNASRTMLMNLGTCKWDETLLDLLKIPAHILPQIQPSLGKFGVTDATVVGAEIPITAILGDQQAALFGHSCDRPGLMKCTYGTGSFLVAHTGSNIVRSQHQLISTVAWTQVKKSNNLDVGYALEGSMFTSGACIQWLRDGIKIIKNAAETEAIANQVADNGGVYFVPAFSGLGAPHWDMTARGAFLGITAAVQPQHLVRAVLEAIAYQVKEVVQAIDASSRTPMQRLIVDGGACDNNFLMQFQADVLGIPVERPVMRDITVQGIAFAAGLAVGFWHSYEELVQQRQIDRVFEPGVGREYAIANFTTWQKAVERAKHWTE; from the coding sequence ATGCAAGAAATTGGCACTAAAACTCCACCATCAGTATACATTCTCGCACTTGACTTGGGTACTACAGGCAACCGCGCTTTCGTGTTTAATGCCCTTGGCAAAATAGTTGGGCAAGCATACAAAGAACTAAGACAGTATTATCCCCAGCCTGGATGGGTAGAACATGACGCCTGCCAAATTTGGCAGGATACTTGCTGGGTAATGCAAACTGCAATTGAAAATGCTCAAATTACTCTCAGTGAAATAGCCGCAATTGGACTAACTGTACAGCGAGAAACTTGTTTAATTTGGGATAAAACCACTGGGCAACCACTGCATCGGGCAATTGTTTGGCAAGATCGCCGCACTGCTTTTCTGTGTCAACAATTGCAGCAACAAGGATATGCTGAGGAGATTTATGATCGCACTGGCTTAGTTATTGATGCTTATTTTTCTGCTACAAAACTCAGATGGCTGCTAGATAATACAACAGGTGTTGACCTCAACAATGTCTTGGCAGGTACAGTTGATACTTGGATACTGTGGAAACTTACAGGTGAGAGAGTTCATGCTACCGATCATAGTAACGCCAGCCGCACAATGTTGATGAATCTGGGTACCTGTAAATGGGATGAAACGCTTCTAGACTTACTTAAAATTCCCGCTCATATCCTACCCCAAATTCAACCCAGTTTAGGAAAATTTGGTGTTACCGATGCGACTGTAGTAGGTGCAGAAATTCCCATCACTGCCATCTTAGGCGATCAACAGGCAGCTTTATTTGGTCATAGTTGCGATCGCCCCGGTTTGATGAAATGCACCTATGGCACAGGTAGCTTTTTGGTAGCTCACACTGGCTCAAATATAGTCCGTTCTCAACATCAACTCATTTCCACAGTGGCATGGACGCAAGTTAAAAAAAGTAATAATTTAGACGTAGGTTATGCTTTAGAAGGTAGTATGTTTACTAGTGGAGCGTGCATCCAATGGTTGCGGGATGGCATCAAAATAATTAAAAATGCTGCCGAAACAGAAGCGATCGCCAATCAAGTTGCCGACAATGGCGGTGTATATTTTGTACCTGCATTTAGTGGACTAGGCGCACCCCATTGGGATATGACTGCCAGGGGAGCATTTTTGGGAATTACCGCAGCAGTGCAACCCCAGCATTTAGTCAGAGCTGTCTTAGAAGCGATCGCCTACCAAGTTAAAGAAGTAGTGCAAGCAATAGATGCATCTTCTCGGACTCCAATGCAAAGATTAATCGTGGATGGTGGTGCGTGTGACAACAATTTTCTAATGCAGTTTCAAGCAGACGTATTGGGTATTCCTGTAGAACGTCCAGTGATGCGCGATATAACTGTACAGGGTATAGCATTTGCAGCAGGATTAGCGGTTGGATTTTGGCATAGTTATGAGGAACTAGTGCAACAACGGCAAATTGATCGTGTCTTTGAACCTGGTGTAGGTAGAGAATATGCAATAGCTAACTTTACCACCTGGCAAAAAGCGGTAGAACGGGCTAAACATTGGACAGAATAA
- a CDS encoding Uma2 family endonuclease translates to MAEFQLQRNLPSSDELPCSDDTPVDNEDQNFLPNFLLFLLDFIWANRQDWYFGVDMGIYHTTGVSPLVPVVPDGFLSLGVERRKAGKSRLSYVVWEENNIPPIFVLEIVSRTPGNEYDLKTNIYANLGVLYYVIYNPDYWRRDGHLPFEVYRLVNGSYQLQIGEPLWMPEIGLGIGRYRRFIGGVERELLYWCDRQGNRYLAADEAEEQARQRAERLAARLRELGEDPQE, encoded by the coding sequence ATGGCTGAATTCCAACTCCAGCGAAATCTGCCAAGTAGCGACGAACTGCCCTGTTCTGACGATACACCTGTGGATAACGAAGACCAGAATTTTTTACCTAATTTTTTATTGTTCCTTTTAGATTTTATCTGGGCAAATCGTCAAGATTGGTATTTTGGCGTAGATATGGGAATTTACCATACAACTGGAGTTAGCCCATTAGTACCAGTGGTTCCTGACGGATTTTTGAGCTTGGGAGTCGAACGCCGCAAAGCAGGGAAATCGCGCTTAAGTTATGTAGTTTGGGAAGAAAATAATATTCCTCCTATCTTCGTGCTGGAAATAGTTTCCCGCACACCTGGTAACGAATACGATCTCAAAACAAACATCTACGCCAATTTGGGAGTTCTCTACTACGTCATCTACAATCCCGATTACTGGCGACGAGATGGACATTTACCTTTTGAGGTGTATCGTTTAGTTAATGGTTCTTATCAATTGCAGATTGGAGAACCTTTGTGGATGCCAGAAATTGGCTTAGGAATTGGGCGGTACCGCCGCTTCATTGGTGGAGTGGAGCGCGAGTTACTTTACTGGTGCGATCGCCAAGGAAATCGTTATCTCGCAGCAGATGAAGCAGAAGAACAAGCACGTCAACGCGCTGAACGCCTGGCAGCACGTTTGCGCGAGTTAGGAGAAGATCCGCAAGAGTAA
- a CDS encoding glycosyltransferase gives MRKLYFLLPGTDGKFACGGLWAELKTLNLAKKICSAEVVTYRQREKGKLFLNDILQEQNLNDVIFVISWGFDVARLAAKLKQYNVVYHAHSTGYGFNLPASIPIITVSRNTMGYWGQHSPNSLIYYLPNQITEEFQNLNLERDIDVLVQARKSSEYLMQELIPALQQQCRVFVVDSYVEDLVGLFNRTKIYLYDSAEYWAQQGVSEGFGLQPMEALACGCQVFSSVNGGLSDYLDPGFNCYKIAGYSKEYDVQRILKALTSVNLPELYPDFFAEYRTENITKRLQVILDELNAFFDHKARFSSNIKNLTRMRLAKLHIQTIFKKARKKYLRT, from the coding sequence ATGAGAAAATTGTACTTTTTACTTCCTGGGACAGATGGCAAGTTTGCTTGTGGAGGACTTTGGGCAGAATTAAAAACATTAAATCTTGCTAAAAAAATTTGTAGTGCTGAGGTTGTAACTTACCGTCAACGAGAGAAAGGCAAGCTTTTCCTTAATGACATACTTCAAGAACAAAATTTAAATGATGTCATTTTTGTGATTAGCTGGGGATTTGATGTAGCTAGACTAGCTGCCAAACTCAAGCAATACAATGTTGTCTACCATGCTCACAGTACGGGCTATGGATTTAATCTTCCTGCAAGTATTCCAATTATCACTGTGAGTAGAAATACAATGGGATATTGGGGACAACACTCTCCCAACTCTCTAATTTATTATTTACCTAATCAGATAACTGAGGAGTTCCAAAATTTAAATTTGGAAAGAGATATTGATGTTTTAGTCCAAGCGAGAAAATCTTCTGAATATTTAATGCAGGAATTAATTCCAGCTTTGCAGCAGCAGTGTCGAGTATTTGTTGTTGATTCCTATGTAGAAGATTTAGTTGGGTTATTCAATCGCACTAAGATTTACTTATATGACTCTGCTGAATACTGGGCGCAACAAGGTGTAAGCGAAGGATTTGGATTGCAACCAATGGAAGCTCTTGCTTGTGGCTGTCAGGTTTTTTCTAGTGTCAATGGTGGGTTGTCTGATTATTTAGATCCGGGATTTAATTGCTATAAAATTGCTGGATATTCAAAAGAGTACGATGTTCAAAGAATTCTGAAGGCGCTAACATCTGTAAATCTACCAGAGTTGTATCCAGATTTTTTTGCAGAATATCGCACTGAAAATATTACTAAGCGTTTACAAGTAATTTTGGATGAGCTAAATGCTTTCTTTGACCACAAAGCTCGTTTTTCTTCTAATATCAAGAATTTGACAAGAATGCGTCTGGCAAAATTACACATACAGACAATATTCAAAAAAGCAAGGAAGAAATATTTAAGAACGTGA
- a CDS encoding DUF6391 domain-containing protein: MNTSASAETGGFTFDLFNFDFTAPQPTLDADLLRLLSFIPGLKEILMLRQVHALEHATVWVLSESKVTHFNQRSPSNFQLDNELLSGLSTEQGFYLYGQVNISDLRRAVNLALNRLTNGEWHLAVHPRCGTNLSVAMLLTAGFAVGTHLLLPRGPIEQLIGLGLAATTAAELAPDIGTLAQRYLTTAIPFNVEVENITPTRDVWGREANFVKVRWRE; encoded by the coding sequence ATGAATACTTCTGCTTCTGCCGAAACTGGCGGCTTTACCTTTGATTTATTTAATTTTGATTTTACAGCACCTCAACCTACATTAGATGCCGACTTACTTAGGCTGCTATCCTTTATTCCAGGTTTGAAAGAAATTCTCATGCTGCGGCAGGTTCATGCTTTAGAACATGCTACTGTATGGGTTTTAAGTGAATCAAAAGTAACCCATTTTAATCAAAGAAGCCCTAGCAATTTTCAGTTAGATAACGAACTATTGAGCGGTTTATCTACAGAGCAAGGATTTTATCTTTATGGTCAGGTAAATATTAGCGATTTACGACGTGCAGTCAACCTTGCCCTCAATCGCCTTACCAATGGAGAATGGCATTTAGCAGTACATCCTCGTTGTGGTACAAATTTATCAGTGGCAATGTTGCTAACAGCTGGATTTGCTGTAGGTACACATCTATTGTTACCACGAGGGCCGATTGAACAACTCATTGGATTGGGGTTAGCAGCCACAACTGCGGCAGAATTAGCTCCTGATATCGGTACTTTAGCACAGCGTTATTTAACAACAGCCATTCCCTTTAATGTGGAAGTGGAAAATATAACACCTACACGAGATGTATGGGGACGTGAAGCCAATTTCGTGAAAGTGCGTTGGCGGGAATAG
- a CDS encoding helix-turn-helix transcriptional regulator: MAGGESQTPVSLSDRELQIIDLVAAGLTNQEIAGKLEISKRTVDNHISNILTKTGTDNRVALVRWALHWGKVCLDDVNCCSLPNQNGESTNY, translated from the coding sequence ATGGCTGGTGGCGAGTCTCAGACCCCTGTTAGTCTGTCAGACAGAGAACTGCAAATAATTGACTTGGTGGCCGCTGGCTTAACTAACCAAGAGATTGCAGGTAAACTTGAAATTAGCAAACGTACAGTTGATAATCATATCAGCAACATTCTTACCAAAACGGGGACAGATAATCGAGTGGCTCTTGTTCGTTGGGCATTACATTGGGGTAAAGTTTGCTTAGATGATGTCAACTGCTGTTCTCTGCCCAATCAAAATGGAGAATCAACAAATTACTAG
- a CDS encoding carbohydrate kinase — translation MSNPRVLCLGEVLFDCLADQLGRSLSEVESWTPYPGGAPANVACGLVKLGIPAGFIGCVGEDEPGNELVELLQKVGVDTTGVQRHPTAPTRQVYVVRSLEGDRTFAGFGHYSTTEFADTRLQADQLPIQLFEAADFLVLGTLELAYPESGRAVKRALQLAEEYNLKVLLDVNWRPVFWTDPEIAPQKIRELFPKVDFLKLSLEEAEWLFDTSKPREILSRLNSVEGVVVTNGEKGCTYSFEEHDGELPAFDVSVVDTTGAGDSFVVGFIHQLLTHGIKSLSDPQTAKQVITYASAVGALTTMTPGAIASQPTAAEVEAFLLNVGVKR, via the coding sequence ATGAGTAATCCCCGTGTTTTGTGCCTGGGTGAAGTTTTGTTTGATTGTTTGGCTGATCAATTGGGACGATCGCTCTCAGAAGTCGAGTCTTGGACTCCCTACCCAGGGGGAGCACCAGCTAATGTAGCCTGTGGTTTGGTAAAGCTGGGGATACCAGCAGGATTTATCGGATGTGTGGGTGAAGATGAGCCTGGTAATGAGCTAGTTGAGCTATTGCAAAAAGTAGGTGTAGATACAACTGGTGTACAACGTCATCCCACAGCACCAACACGGCAGGTTTATGTTGTGCGCTCTTTAGAAGGCGATCGCACCTTTGCTGGATTTGGACATTATAGCACCACAGAATTTGCTGATACCCGTCTACAAGCAGATCAACTACCAATCCAGCTATTTGAAGCAGCAGATTTTTTAGTTTTAGGGACTCTGGAATTAGCCTACCCAGAAAGCGGCCGAGCAGTTAAGCGTGCCTTACAATTGGCAGAAGAGTACAACCTCAAAGTTTTGTTAGATGTCAATTGGCGTCCTGTGTTTTGGACTGATCCTGAGATAGCACCACAAAAAATTCGGGAATTATTCCCAAAAGTCGATTTTCTCAAACTCTCACTAGAGGAAGCCGAATGGCTATTTGACACCAGTAAGCCAAGAGAAATTCTTAGCCGCCTCAATTCGGTTGAGGGTGTAGTAGTAACGAATGGGGAAAAGGGCTGTACCTACTCTTTTGAAGAACACGACGGTGAGTTACCAGCCTTTGATGTTTCTGTTGTTGATACCACTGGAGCAGGAGATAGCTTTGTCGTCGGCTTTATCCATCAGTTGTTAACTCACGGTATTAAAAGCTTGAGCGATCCACAAACGGCCAAACAAGTAATCACCTATGCTAGTGCTGTGGGGGCGCTGACGACAATGACACCGGGAGCGATCGCTTCTCAACCAACGGCAGCGGAAGTGGAAGCTTTTCTGTTGAATGTGGGTGTGAAGAGGTAG
- a CDS encoding DUF6745 domain-containing protein: MFADRLTPEQHALISRYREKWQHLGLSTEQLSQQNATDAVRAIYTVLELSEPEIVIVDSPNAAFEYIWNLLQLGSYTMLGDAIINSDWSRIYSNLQSQLLARLPIALQTNLNSLFENHLANEYASLLKRQLECQWQDIFSQHLGKHARNTIKDIFSSCRKPESLIAGCSYFDFCVHILNYHQFQDKVAILEEFVRNCGWTFFFENIAIISNHPTKISIDSDNHLHAENAPAIAFADGYSLYADHGRIKLERTRKPMDDSEWVRLLEKVNTVEIDSWEEYSLLRMIRQRVNVQPMQFLKATNSTTGEVRVYWVPLRITSAIEGVHWINRRTNP, translated from the coding sequence ATGTTTGCCGATCGCCTGACACCAGAACAACACGCATTGATATCCCGTTATCGAGAAAAATGGCAACATCTCGGCTTATCTACCGAGCAATTGAGCCAACAAAACGCCACCGATGCGGTTCGAGCAATATATACTGTTCTCGAACTCAGCGAACCCGAAATAGTTATCGTTGATAGCCCTAACGCCGCGTTCGAGTATATCTGGAATTTACTCCAACTCGGTTCTTATACAATGCTGGGCGATGCCATCATAAACTCGGATTGGAGTAGAATCTACAGTAATTTGCAATCGCAGTTGCTTGCACGACTACCCATTGCTCTACAAACCAATTTGAATTCGTTGTTTGAAAACCATCTTGCAAATGAGTATGCCTCTTTACTAAAACGTCAGTTAGAGTGCCAGTGGCAAGATATTTTTTCCCAGCACCTTGGCAAGCACGCTCGCAACACGATTAAAGATATATTCTCCTCGTGCCGGAAGCCCGAAAGTTTAATTGCAGGGTGTAGTTATTTTGACTTTTGTGTCCACATTTTAAACTACCATCAATTTCAAGACAAAGTAGCGATTTTAGAAGAATTTGTCAGGAATTGCGGCTGGACTTTCTTTTTTGAGAATATCGCGATTATCTCCAACCATCCAACCAAAATAAGTATTGATAGCGACAATCACCTTCACGCCGAAAATGCACCCGCGATCGCATTTGCAGATGGGTATAGCCTATACGCAGATCACGGACGAATTAAACTGGAGCGCACGCGCAAGCCAATGGATGATAGTGAGTGGGTACGCCTATTGGAAAAAGTCAACACAGTTGAAATTGACTCTTGGGAAGAATACAGTTTGTTACGTATGATCAGGCAGCGAGTTAATGTTCAGCCCATGCAGTTCCTGAAGGCGACAAATTCCACCACTGGGGAAGTGCGCGTTTACTGGGTGCCGCTTCGGATCACGTCTGCAATTGAGGGAGTACACTGGATAAACCGACGCACAAACCCATAA
- a CDS encoding NAD(P)/FAD-dependent oxidoreductase, with protein MINPVYQTVIVGGGFTGLFTALHLAHTYYPRSIILIDKNERFCFKPLLYEYFSGQMESFQVVPRFSNLLKGSGIIFVQDTVQSIDLQNQQVKLASKNTYQYSNLVLALGSVTSYLGVEGAKENALPFWTQQDAIAIERHLRDCLQRAVKIADPQQRQQLLTVAVVGGGPSGVEMVATLADFLPHWYSALGGNSQEIRVVLLNHSQEILNGDLNNPLRSIAESELQQRAVPIEMLMEAEVTSVRPNAVEYKRDERIETLPTATTIWTAGTATHPLIKDLAIPQAHRDKRNRIQVTKTLQLPDFPEVFVGGDCAAVEDMTLPPTAQVAYQQGATIAHNLKAITIGEELKPVKVNIRGTLLKLGLEDAAANLFNTFELMGKPAHLIRQATYLTLLPTPIHNFKATKEWLNEEIFQQHFGNQNVGKKVAQAVELVSAGVVGVLVARKLLKMLGDDEQN; from the coding sequence ATGATTAACCCTGTTTATCAAACAGTCATTGTAGGTGGAGGCTTTACCGGATTATTTACTGCTTTGCACTTGGCTCACACATACTATCCTCGCTCCATCATTTTGATTGATAAAAATGAACGCTTTTGCTTTAAACCATTACTCTACGAATATTTTAGTGGTCAGATGGAGTCCTTTCAGGTAGTACCTCGTTTTTCAAACTTACTCAAAGGTAGCGGTATTATCTTTGTTCAAGATACGGTGCAATCAATTGATCTGCAAAACCAACAAGTCAAATTAGCTTCCAAAAACACCTATCAATACAGCAACCTAGTTTTAGCTTTGGGCAGTGTCACAAGCTATCTTGGTGTTGAGGGTGCCAAAGAGAATGCTCTGCCTTTTTGGACACAACAAGATGCGATCGCCATCGAACGCCATTTGCGCGACTGCTTACAACGTGCCGTTAAAATTGCAGATCCACAACAACGCCAACAACTACTCACAGTTGCAGTAGTTGGTGGTGGGCCTTCTGGTGTAGAAATGGTGGCTACCTTAGCAGATTTTTTACCACATTGGTATAGTGCTTTAGGAGGAAATTCTCAAGAAATTCGCGTTGTACTGCTCAATCACAGTCAGGAAATCCTTAATGGCGATTTAAATAATCCACTGCGCTCAATTGCCGAGTCAGAGTTACAACAACGTGCCGTACCAATAGAAATGTTAATGGAAGCGGAAGTTACCTCTGTTCGCCCTAACGCTGTTGAATATAAACGTGATGAGCGCATTGAGACATTGCCAACAGCGACTACAATTTGGACAGCTGGCACTGCTACCCATCCATTAATTAAAGACTTGGCAATTCCCCAAGCACACCGAGACAAACGCAACCGCATTCAAGTCACCAAAACTCTACAACTACCAGATTTCCCAGAAGTTTTTGTCGGCGGTGATTGTGCTGCTGTGGAGGATATGACTTTGCCGCCTACCGCGCAGGTAGCTTATCAACAGGGAGCTACTATTGCCCATAATTTGAAAGCGATCACCATAGGAGAAGAACTCAAACCTGTTAAAGTTAATATTCGTGGAACTCTTCTCAAGCTTGGGTTAGAGGATGCTGCCGCTAACCTCTTCAACACTTTTGAACTTATGGGTAAACCTGCTCATCTGATCCGTCAAGCTACATATTTAACACTATTGCCAACTCCAATTCATAACTTCAAAGCTACTAAGGAGTGGCTGAATGAAGAGATTTTTCAACAGCACTTCGGTAACCAAAATGTAGGGAAGAAAGTGGCGCAGGCTGTAGAGTTGGTGAGTGCAGGAGTCGTGGGTGTTCTTGTGGCGAGAAAATTACTCAAAATGTTGGGAGATGACGAACAAAATTAG